One Glycine max cultivar Williams 82 chromosome 4, Glycine_max_v4.0, whole genome shotgun sequence DNA segment encodes these proteins:
- the LOC100796205 gene encoding nudix hydrolase 16, mitochondrial codes for MAELVARTGRHQQRYEHGYRLIAGCVPFRYKDDCGDSCSEKIVEVLMINSTSGPGLLFPKGGWENDETVEEAAVREAIEEAGVRGDLMDFLGYYEFRSKTLQDECSPEGLCKAAMFALFVKEELESWPEQSTRKRSWVAVSEALANCRHAWMRDALHCFCKWHEECKGGSSLN; via the exons ATGGCTGAATTAGTGGCCCGAACAGGTCGACATCAGCAGCGATACGAACACGGTTATCGCCTTATTGCCGG GTGTGTTCCATTTAGGTATAAAGATGACTGTGGAGACTCTTGTTCCGAGAAGATTGTTGAAGTGCTTATGATTAATTCGACTAGTGGACCAGGTCTTTTGTTTCCAAAg GGAGGTTGGGAGAATGATGAAACTGTTGAGGAGGCTGCAGTTAGAGAAGCTATTGAAGAAGCAGGAGTTCGAGGAGACCTAATG GATTTTCTTGGGTACTATGAATTTAGGAGTAAGACCCTCCAAGATGAGTGTAGTCCAGAAGGTTTATGCAAAGCAGCAATGTTTGCATTGTTTGTGAAAGAGGAACTTGAGTCATGGCCTGAGCAAAGCACCAGAAAAAGGAGTTGGGTGGCTGTATCAGAGGCACTAGCAAACTGTCGACATGCATGGATGAGGGATGCCCTGCATTGTTTCTGTAAATGGCATGAGGAGTGCAAGGGAGGATCAAGCCTGAACTGA